From Methanocella paludicola SANAE, a single genomic window includes:
- the mcrB gene encoding coenzyme-B sulfoethylthiotransferase subunit beta: MPKFKDKIDLYDDKGKLLEKDVPLEAISPVINPAIRKIVNLTKRTVAVSLEGIESALKTGKVGGKGRQVLGRSLDLSIVKDADKIAKVVADTVRINKSDDTAVKVIGGGKSLLVQVPTQRVEAGAEFVASLSCTASAVTEAIIDMYKVDMFDGPFVKNAVWGMYPQTMDLVGGNVKMILEIPQKDEGVGYALRNILTNHCVVIAKRNTMNVAALSSIFEQAGVCEMGDAVGPWERYQLLGFAYQGLNANNLVYSTVKENGKNGTIGSVVASVIGKAIEDKVIKVEKTLPSGYKLYTTDDIPLWNAYTAAATMAATMVNCGALRGAQAVSSTLLYTNDLIERETGLPGCDFGKVEGTAVGFSFFSHSIYGGGGPGVFNGNHVVTRHSKGFAVPCVSAACSLDAGTQMFSPEATSGILGIFGEIAEFREPLSHVAKGAAEVKGKV; this comes from the coding sequence ATGCCTAAATTCAAAGACAAAATAGACCTATACGACGATAAGGGAAAACTTTTAGAAAAGGATGTACCCCTTGAGGCAATCAGCCCGGTCATCAACCCGGCGATCAGAAAGATCGTCAACTTAACCAAGAGAACTGTGGCTGTCAGCCTGGAAGGCATTGAATCTGCCCTGAAGACCGGCAAAGTCGGCGGCAAGGGCAGACAGGTTCTGGGCAGAAGCCTGGACCTATCCATCGTCAAGGACGCTGACAAGATCGCCAAAGTAGTTGCAGATACCGTGCGCATCAACAAGAGCGATGACACCGCTGTTAAGGTCATCGGCGGCGGCAAGAGCCTGCTCGTCCAGGTACCGACCCAGAGGGTCGAGGCCGGCGCCGAGTTCGTCGCCAGCCTGAGCTGCACCGCATCGGCGGTCACAGAAGCCATCATCGACATGTACAAGGTTGACATGTTCGACGGTCCGTTCGTCAAGAACGCGGTCTGGGGCATGTACCCGCAGACCATGGACTTGGTCGGCGGCAACGTCAAGATGATCCTCGAGATCCCCCAGAAGGACGAGGGCGTAGGCTATGCGTTAAGGAACATCCTGACCAACCACTGCGTCGTTATAGCGAAGAGGAACACCATGAACGTCGCTGCGCTGTCCTCGATATTCGAGCAGGCGGGCGTCTGTGAAATGGGCGACGCTGTCGGACCATGGGAGAGATACCAGTTACTTGGTTTCGCATACCAGGGTCTCAACGCGAACAACCTTGTCTACAGCACGGTCAAGGAGAACGGCAAGAACGGTACCATCGGCTCCGTCGTCGCCTCCGTGATCGGCAAGGCAATAGAGGACAAGGTCATTAAAGTCGAAAAGACTCTTCCGTCTGGCTACAAGCTGTACACGACGGACGACATTCCGCTGTGGAACGCCTACACTGCAGCCGCCACGATGGCCGCGACCATGGTGAACTGCGGTGCGTTAAGAGGCGCCCAGGCCGTATCGTCCACTCTGCTGTACACCAACGACCTGATCGAAAGAGAGACCGGCCTACCGGGCTGCGACTTCGGTAAGGTAGAGGGTACTGCCGTCGGGTTCTCGTTCTTCAGCCACTCGATCTACGGTGGCGGCGGACCGGGTGTATTCAACGGCAACCACGTCGTTACCAGGCACAGCAAAGGCTTTGCAGTTCCATGCGTATCGGCGGCTTGCTCGCTCGATGCCGGCACCCAGATGTTCAGCCCCGAGGCGACCTCTGGTATCCTTGGCATATTCGGCGAGATCGCCGAGTTCAGGGAGCCGCTCTCGCATGTCGCAAAGGGAGCCGCGGAGGTCAAGGGTAAGGTATAA
- the mcrD gene encoding methyl-coenzyme M reductase operon protein D, which yields MVSPVTGKKRLLQLEIFPSRLLTVETAQKLLNELNKISGITRMVVYGPGLPKDDPKDLLEGKFEAQKRYLNILGEQVELTVQVGRVWVEVEDIAVKDKIREACEKTLPFSFDINEGLYLRTRKTITDYVRKGGNVDDISLGMFDPKSRRKPSCCGPRSDKHMDE from the coding sequence ATGGTATCACCGGTAACAGGGAAAAAGAGGCTGTTGCAGCTGGAAATTTTCCCATCGCGACTACTCACCGTCGAAACGGCCCAAAAGCTGCTCAACGAATTGAACAAGATCAGCGGCATCACCCGAATGGTGGTCTACGGACCGGGCCTTCCGAAGGATGACCCGAAGGACTTGCTCGAGGGCAAGTTCGAGGCTCAGAAGAGATATCTGAACATCCTCGGAGAGCAGGTCGAGCTCACCGTCCAGGTCGGAAGGGTCTGGGTCGAGGTCGAGGACATCGCAGTGAAAGACAAGATCAGGGAAGCTTGTGAGAAGACGTTGCCCTTCTCCTTCGACATCAACGAAGGGCTCTACCTCCGAACGAGGAAGACAATTACGGACTACGTCCGGAAGGGCGGTAACGTCGACGACATAAGCCTGGGCATGTTCGATCCCAAGTCTAGACGCAAGCCATCGTGCTGCGGCCCGAGGTCGGACAAGCATATGGATGAATAA